From one Orcinus orca chromosome 10, mOrcOrc1.1, whole genome shotgun sequence genomic stretch:
- the EHMT2 gene encoding histone-lysine N-methyltransferase EHMT2 isoform X3 yields the protein MRGLPRGRGLMRARGRGRAAPPGSRGRGRGGPHRGRGRPRSLLSLPRAQASWAPQLPTGLTSSPIPCVPSQGEAPAEMGALVLEKEPRGATERVHGSLGDTPRSEEILPKANPDSLETAGPSSPASVTVTVGDEGADTPVGATPLIGDEPENLEGDGDLHGGRILMGHATKSFPSSPSKGGACPSRAKMSMTGAGKSPPSVQSLAMRLLSMPGAQGATAAGPEPPPATASPEGQPKVHRARKTMSKPGNGQPPVPEKRPPEVQHFRMSDDVHSLGKVTSDVAKRRKLNSGGGLSEELGSARGSREVTLEKGDPGSLEEWETVVGDDFSLYYDSYSVDERVDSDSKSEVEALAEQLSEEEEEEEEEEEEEEEEEEEEEEEEEDEESGNQSDRSGSSGRRKAKKKWRKDSPWVKPSRKRRKREPPRAKEPRGVNGVGSSGPSEYMEVPLGSLELPSEGTLSPNHAGVSNDTSSLETERGFEELPLCSCRMEAPKIDRISERAGHKCMATESVDGELSGCNAAILKRETMRPSSRVALMVLCETHRARMVKHHCCPGCGYFCTAGTFLECHPDFRVAHRFHKACVSQLNGMVFCPHCGEDASEAQEVTIPRGDGVTPPAGTAAPAPPPLAQDAPGRADTSQPSARMRGQGEPRRPPCDPLADTIDSSGPSLTLPNGGCLSAVGLPPGPGREALEKALVIQESERRKKLRFHPRQLYLSVKQGELQKVILMLLDNLDPNFQSDQQSKRTPLHAAAQKGSVEICHVLLQAGANINAVDKQQRTPLMEAVVNNHLEVARYMVQRGGCVYSKEEDGSTCLHHAAKIGNLEMVSLLLGTGQVDVNAQDSGGWTPIIWAAEHKHIEVIRMLLTRGADVTLTDNEENICLHWASFTGSAAIAEVLLNARCDLHAVNYHGDTPLHIAARESYHDCVLLFLSRGANPELRNKEGDTAWDLTPERSDVWFALQLNRKLRLGVGNRAIRTEKIICRDVARGYENVPIPCVNGVDGEPCPEDYKYISENCETSTMNIDRNITHLQHCTCVDDCSSSNCLCGQLSIRCWYDKGATAALPHSQDGLGGPSPADHSPGDFHLRVCRRADLRC from the exons ATGCGGGGTCTACCGAGAGGGAGGGGGCTGATGCGGGCCCGGGGGAGGGGTCGTGCGGCCCCTCCGGGCAGCCGTGGCCGCGGAAGGGGGGGGCCCCATAGAGGAAGAGGTAGGCCCCGGAGCCTCCTGTCTCTTCCCAGGGCCCAGGCGTCCTGGGCCCCTCAACTTCCTACGGGACTGACCAGCTCTCCTATCCCTTGTGTCCCCTCCCAGGGGGAGGCCCCCGCTGAGATGGGGGCGCTGGTGCTGGAGAAGGAGCCCAGAGGAGCCACCGAGAGAG TTCATGGCTCTTTGGGGGACACCCCTCGTAGTGAGGAGATCCTGCCCAAGGCCAACCCCGACTCCCTGGAGACTGCTGGTCCCTCATCCCCAGCCTCTGTCACGGTCACCGTCGGCGATGAGGGGGCTGACACACCTGTAGGGGCCACACCACTCATTGGGGATGAACCCGAGAATCTCGAGGGAGATGGGGACCTCCATGGGGGCCGCATCCTGATGG GCCATGCCACAAAGTCATTCCCGTCTTCCCCCAGTAAGGGGGGTGCTTGTCCCAGCCGAGCCAAGATGTCAATGACAGGGGCCGGAAAATCACCCCCATCAGTCCAGAGTTTGGCTATGAGGCTGCTGAGTATGCCGGGGGCCCAGGGGGCAACAGCAGCAGGGCCTGAACCCCCTCCGGCCACAGCCAGCCCGGAGGGGCAGCCCAAGGTCCATCGAGCCAGGAAAACCATGTCCAAACCAGGAAATGGACAG cccccagtcccTGAGAAGCGGCCCCCTGAAGTGCAGCATTTCCGCATGAGTGATGATGTGCACTCGCTGGGGAAGGTGACCTCAG atGTGGCCAAAAGGAGGAAGCTGAACTCAGGAGGTGGCCTG TCAGAGGAGTTGGGTTCTGCACGGGGTTCGAGAGAAGTGACCCTGGAGAAGGGGGACCCCGGGTCCCTGGAGGAGTGGGAAACGGTGGTGGGGGATGACTTCAGCCTCTACTACGATTCCTACTCTGTGGATGAGCGGGTGGACTCTGACAGCAAG TCTGAGGTCGAAGCTCTGGCTGAACAACtgagtgaggaagaggaagaggaggaggaggaagaggaggaggaggaagaggaggaggaggaagaggaagaggaggaggaagatgaagagTCAGGCAATCAGTCTGACAGG AGTGGTTCCAGCGGCCGGCGCAAAGCCAAAAAGAAATGGCGGAAGGACAGCCCGTGGGTGAAGCCATCACGGAAACGGCGGAAGCGGGAGCCTCCGAGGGCCAAGGAGCCACGAG gAGTGAATGGTGTGGGCTCCTCAGGCCCCAGTGAGTACATGGAGGTCCCTCTGGGGTCCCTGGAGCTGCCCAGCGAGGGGACCCTCTCTCCCAACCACGCTG GGGTGTCCAATGACACATCTTCGCTGGAGACAGAGCGTGGGTTTGAGGAGTTGCCCCTCTGCAGCTGCCGCATGGAGGCACCCAAGATAGACCGCATCAGCGAGAGAGCGGGGCACAAGTGCATGGCCACGGAGAGCGTGGATGGAGAG CTGTCGGGCTGCAACGCTGCAATCCTGAAGCGGGAGACCATGAGACCATCCAGCCGCGTGGCACTGATGGTGCTCTGTGAGACCCACCGTGCCCGCATGGTCAAACACCACTGCTGCCCAGGCTGTGGCTACTTCTGCACGGCG GGCACCTTCCTGGAGTGTCACCCCGACTTCCGAGTGGCCCACCGCTTCCACAAGGCCTGTGTGTCCCAGCTGAACGGGATGGTCTTCTGTCCCCACTGTGGGGAGGATGCATCTGAGGCCCAGGAGGTGACCATCCCCCGGGGGGATGGGGTGACCCCACCGGCTGGCactgcagcccctgcccccccgcccctgGCCCAGGATGCCCCTGGGAGAGCGGACACTTCCCAGCCCAG CGCCCGGATGCGAGGACAGGGGGAGCCCCGGCGTCCACCCTGCGACCCCCTGGCTGACACCATCGACAGCTCGGGGCCCTCCCTAACCCTGCCCAATGGGGGCTGCCTCTCAGCTGTGGGGCTGCCACCTGGCCCAGGCCGGGAGGCCCTGGAAAAGGCCCTGGTCATCCAGGAGTCAGAGAG GCGGAAGAAACTCCGTTTCCACCCCCGGCAGCTGTACCTGTCCGTGAAGCAGGGGGAGCTGCAGAAGGTGATCCTGATGCTGT TGGACAACCTGGACCCCAACTTCCAGAGCGACCAGCAGAGCAAGCGCACGCCCCTGCACGCGGCTGCCCAGAAGGGCTCTGTGGAGATCTGCCACGTACTGCTGCAG GCTGGGGCGAACATCAATGCTGTGGACAAGCAGCAGCGGACGCCGCTGATGGAGGCCGTGGTGAACAACCACCTGGAGGTGGCTCGCTACATGGTGCAGCGCGGGGGCTGCGTCTACAGCAAG GAGGAAGATGGCTCCACCTGCCTCCACCACGCAGCCAAAATTGGGAATCTGGAGATGGTCAGCCTGCTGCTCGGGACGGGACAGGTGGACGTCAACGCCCAG GACAGTGGGGGGTGGACGCCCATCATCTGGGCCGCAGAGCACAAGCACATCGAGGTGATCCGCATGCTGCTGACACGGGGTGCCGACGTCACCCTCACAGACAAT GAGGAGAACATCTGCCTGCACTGGGCCTCGTTCACTGGCAGCGCCGCCATCGCAGAGGTTCTCCTGAATGCCCGCTGCGACCTCCATGCTGTCAACTACCACGGGGACACGCCCCTACACATCGCAGCCCGGGAGAGCTACCACGACTGCGTGCT GTTGTTCCTGTCACGCGGGGCAAACCCTGAGCTGCGGAACAAGGAGGGGGACACGGCGTGGGACCTGACCCCCGAGCGCTCTGACGTGTGGTTTGCACTCCAGCTCAACCGCAAGCTGCGGCTCGGGGTGGGAAATCGGGCCATCCGCACTGAGAAGATCATCTGCCG GGACGTGGCTCGGGGCTATGAGAACGTGCCCATTCCCTGTGTCAACGGTGTGGACGGGGAGCCCTGCCCCGAGGATTACAAGTACATCTCGGAGAACTGCGAGACGTCCACCATGAACATCGACCGCAACATCACCCACCTACAG CACTGCACATGCGTGGATGACTGCTCCAGCTCCAACTGCCTGTGTGGCCAGCTCAGCATTCGCTGCTGGTATGACAAG ggtGCGACTGCAGCTCTACCGCACAGCCAAGATGGGCTGGGGGGTCCGAGCCCTGCAGACCATTCCCCAGGGGACTTTCATTTGCGA GTATGTCGGCGAGCTGATCTCCGATGCTGA
- the EHMT2 gene encoding histone-lysine N-methyltransferase EHMT2 isoform X6, whose translation MRGLPRGRGLMRARGRGRAAPPGSRGRGRGGPHRGRGRPRSLLSLPRAQASWAPQLPTGLTSSPIPCVPSQGEAPAEMGALVLEKEPRGATERVHGSLGDTPRSEEILPKANPDSLETAGPSSPASVTVTVGDEGADTPVGATPLIGDEPENLEGDGDLHGGRILMGHATKSFPSSPSKGGACPSRAKMSMTGAGKSPPSVQSLAMRLLSMPGAQGATAAGPEPPPATASPEGQPKVHRARKTMSKPGNGQPPVPEKRPPEVQHFRMSDDVHSLGKVTSDVAKRRKLNSGGGLSEELGSARGSREVTLEKGDPGSLEEWETVVGDDFSLYYDSYSVDERVDSDSKSEVEALAEQLSEEEEEEEEEEEEEEEEEEEEEEEEEDEESGNQSDRSGSSGRRKAKKKWRKDSPWVKPSRKRRKREPPRAKEPRGVNGVGSSGPSEYMEVPLGSLELPSEGTLSPNHAGVSNDTSSLETERGFEELPLCSCRMEAPKIDRISERAGHKCMATESVDGELSGCNAAILKRETMRPSSRVALMVLCETHRARMVKHHCCPGCGYFCTAGTFLECHPDFRVAHRFHKACVSQLNGMVFCPHCGEDASEAQEVTIPRGDGVTPPAGTAAPAPPPLAQDAPGRADTSQPSARMRGQGEPRRPPCDPLADTIDSSGPSLTLPNGGCLSAVGLPPGPGREALEKALVIQESERRKKLRFHPRQLYLSVKQGELQKVILMLLDNLDPNFQSDQQSKRTPLHAAAQKGSVEICHVLLQAGANINAVDKQQRTPLMEAVVNNHLEVARYMVQRGGCVYSKEEDGSTCLHHAAKIGNLEMVSLLLGTGQVDVNAQDSGGWTPIIWAAEHKHIEVIRMLLTRGADVTLTDNEENICLHWASFTGSAAIAEVLLNARCDLHAVNYHGDTPLHIAARESYHDCVLLFLSRGANPELRNKEGDTAWDLTPERSDVWFALQLNRKLRLGVGNRAIRTEKIICRDVARGYENVPIPCVNGVDGEPCPEDYKYISENCETSTMNIDRNITHLQDT comes from the exons ATGCGGGGTCTACCGAGAGGGAGGGGGCTGATGCGGGCCCGGGGGAGGGGTCGTGCGGCCCCTCCGGGCAGCCGTGGCCGCGGAAGGGGGGGGCCCCATAGAGGAAGAGGTAGGCCCCGGAGCCTCCTGTCTCTTCCCAGGGCCCAGGCGTCCTGGGCCCCTCAACTTCCTACGGGACTGACCAGCTCTCCTATCCCTTGTGTCCCCTCCCAGGGGGAGGCCCCCGCTGAGATGGGGGCGCTGGTGCTGGAGAAGGAGCCCAGAGGAGCCACCGAGAGAG TTCATGGCTCTTTGGGGGACACCCCTCGTAGTGAGGAGATCCTGCCCAAGGCCAACCCCGACTCCCTGGAGACTGCTGGTCCCTCATCCCCAGCCTCTGTCACGGTCACCGTCGGCGATGAGGGGGCTGACACACCTGTAGGGGCCACACCACTCATTGGGGATGAACCCGAGAATCTCGAGGGAGATGGGGACCTCCATGGGGGCCGCATCCTGATGG GCCATGCCACAAAGTCATTCCCGTCTTCCCCCAGTAAGGGGGGTGCTTGTCCCAGCCGAGCCAAGATGTCAATGACAGGGGCCGGAAAATCACCCCCATCAGTCCAGAGTTTGGCTATGAGGCTGCTGAGTATGCCGGGGGCCCAGGGGGCAACAGCAGCAGGGCCTGAACCCCCTCCGGCCACAGCCAGCCCGGAGGGGCAGCCCAAGGTCCATCGAGCCAGGAAAACCATGTCCAAACCAGGAAATGGACAG cccccagtcccTGAGAAGCGGCCCCCTGAAGTGCAGCATTTCCGCATGAGTGATGATGTGCACTCGCTGGGGAAGGTGACCTCAG atGTGGCCAAAAGGAGGAAGCTGAACTCAGGAGGTGGCCTG TCAGAGGAGTTGGGTTCTGCACGGGGTTCGAGAGAAGTGACCCTGGAGAAGGGGGACCCCGGGTCCCTGGAGGAGTGGGAAACGGTGGTGGGGGATGACTTCAGCCTCTACTACGATTCCTACTCTGTGGATGAGCGGGTGGACTCTGACAGCAAG TCTGAGGTCGAAGCTCTGGCTGAACAACtgagtgaggaagaggaagaggaggaggaggaagaggaggaggaggaagaggaggaggaggaagaggaagaggaggaggaagatgaagagTCAGGCAATCAGTCTGACAGG AGTGGTTCCAGCGGCCGGCGCAAAGCCAAAAAGAAATGGCGGAAGGACAGCCCGTGGGTGAAGCCATCACGGAAACGGCGGAAGCGGGAGCCTCCGAGGGCCAAGGAGCCACGAG gAGTGAATGGTGTGGGCTCCTCAGGCCCCAGTGAGTACATGGAGGTCCCTCTGGGGTCCCTGGAGCTGCCCAGCGAGGGGACCCTCTCTCCCAACCACGCTG GGGTGTCCAATGACACATCTTCGCTGGAGACAGAGCGTGGGTTTGAGGAGTTGCCCCTCTGCAGCTGCCGCATGGAGGCACCCAAGATAGACCGCATCAGCGAGAGAGCGGGGCACAAGTGCATGGCCACGGAGAGCGTGGATGGAGAG CTGTCGGGCTGCAACGCTGCAATCCTGAAGCGGGAGACCATGAGACCATCCAGCCGCGTGGCACTGATGGTGCTCTGTGAGACCCACCGTGCCCGCATGGTCAAACACCACTGCTGCCCAGGCTGTGGCTACTTCTGCACGGCG GGCACCTTCCTGGAGTGTCACCCCGACTTCCGAGTGGCCCACCGCTTCCACAAGGCCTGTGTGTCCCAGCTGAACGGGATGGTCTTCTGTCCCCACTGTGGGGAGGATGCATCTGAGGCCCAGGAGGTGACCATCCCCCGGGGGGATGGGGTGACCCCACCGGCTGGCactgcagcccctgcccccccgcccctgGCCCAGGATGCCCCTGGGAGAGCGGACACTTCCCAGCCCAG CGCCCGGATGCGAGGACAGGGGGAGCCCCGGCGTCCACCCTGCGACCCCCTGGCTGACACCATCGACAGCTCGGGGCCCTCCCTAACCCTGCCCAATGGGGGCTGCCTCTCAGCTGTGGGGCTGCCACCTGGCCCAGGCCGGGAGGCCCTGGAAAAGGCCCTGGTCATCCAGGAGTCAGAGAG GCGGAAGAAACTCCGTTTCCACCCCCGGCAGCTGTACCTGTCCGTGAAGCAGGGGGAGCTGCAGAAGGTGATCCTGATGCTGT TGGACAACCTGGACCCCAACTTCCAGAGCGACCAGCAGAGCAAGCGCACGCCCCTGCACGCGGCTGCCCAGAAGGGCTCTGTGGAGATCTGCCACGTACTGCTGCAG GCTGGGGCGAACATCAATGCTGTGGACAAGCAGCAGCGGACGCCGCTGATGGAGGCCGTGGTGAACAACCACCTGGAGGTGGCTCGCTACATGGTGCAGCGCGGGGGCTGCGTCTACAGCAAG GAGGAAGATGGCTCCACCTGCCTCCACCACGCAGCCAAAATTGGGAATCTGGAGATGGTCAGCCTGCTGCTCGGGACGGGACAGGTGGACGTCAACGCCCAG GACAGTGGGGGGTGGACGCCCATCATCTGGGCCGCAGAGCACAAGCACATCGAGGTGATCCGCATGCTGCTGACACGGGGTGCCGACGTCACCCTCACAGACAAT GAGGAGAACATCTGCCTGCACTGGGCCTCGTTCACTGGCAGCGCCGCCATCGCAGAGGTTCTCCTGAATGCCCGCTGCGACCTCCATGCTGTCAACTACCACGGGGACACGCCCCTACACATCGCAGCCCGGGAGAGCTACCACGACTGCGTGCT GTTGTTCCTGTCACGCGGGGCAAACCCTGAGCTGCGGAACAAGGAGGGGGACACGGCGTGGGACCTGACCCCCGAGCGCTCTGACGTGTGGTTTGCACTCCAGCTCAACCGCAAGCTGCGGCTCGGGGTGGGAAATCGGGCCATCCGCACTGAGAAGATCATCTGCCG GGACGTGGCTCGGGGCTATGAGAACGTGCCCATTCCCTGTGTCAACGGTGTGGACGGGGAGCCCTGCCCCGAGGATTACAAGTACATCTCGGAGAACTGCGAGACGTCCACCATGAACATCGACCGCAACATCACCCACCTACAG GACACGTGA